A single region of the Raphanus sativus cultivar WK10039 chromosome 1, ASM80110v3, whole genome shotgun sequence genome encodes:
- the LOC108821674 gene encoding phosphatidylinositol 4-kinase alpha 1-like isoform X2 — protein sequence MEALTEICEIIEQNPINFSENLVWICRQCPHESASVSRSHLNAVLAVARIISSNVDTSEDHGKLAVLDFLLHAVPNSFRRSFWPCSYTLESISEFYCTFLGYVSRTSLEFGSKVVEIAGEALVSGGDDVEVDGAISRAFLVALSQIGFPSIQQSDGDKLITMLLHRFSPDLDVARNASCSGGSFEEESIESLEKREVTFKLMAHVFDKAKLDSKLHDKASSIARRQLQSMSAFLKSRKRDWDDQDPLLKARVDAKLLVYQAAAKMKIKSLVSLETDGKAYKKLAMETLTLVFDAAEACLTSVWRKMKACEELFISLLSGIAEMAVAKGRCSPNGLFVRLKLLVLAVCAQPDTWVRNKRNIFESVSKICCEIIESGWAKDRALVNTFIVGLASRIHEKNDYDEQVGREKENLTVPLHVIQLLTDISVAVKKPEVADMVFPFFIESLEEGDTSTPGSLRLQLLDAVSRIATLGFENSYRETVVLMTRSYLNKISTVGSEERKISEPKSRTKHPETLAAGFLTIAKGLINTKLRADYRHRLLSLCSDVSLATESKSGGTGAADMLGPLLPAVAEICSDFDPTSNVEPSLLKLFRNLWFYIALFGLAPPMVKPQPVGGPYMWNTQWSLDVQRISQGTPPLVVSSVKWLEDELELNALRNSDSSLVRNKKVASTQRTALSIALGGRVDVSALNTISGVKATYLLAVAVLEIIRFTSNGGILNRVSSVSASRSAFSCVFEYLKSPNLTPAVSQCLTAIVHRAFQAAVSWLEDRISLTGKDNSICETTINAHACFLIKNMSQRDEHIRDISVNLLNQIRDKFPQVLWSSSCLDSLLLSGHDNAPSMVVNDPAWTAAVRYLYQKVVREWINISLSYAPCTIQGLLQDKLCKANILQRTQTTTDVVSLLNEIKIRTGKNKIWSGAETENIPAVMAAAVAASGENLKASEAFNLEILGTGFVSAMYKCKHTGQIAGLVRLESSIGSETLINSSVRSLQQIVNTCKNGGATDKSQFRETCSHATAVLLSNLAGEPKTDIKGFSRLLRLLCWCPAYILTPDAMETGVFIWTWLVSAAPQLGSLVLAELVDAWTWTVVSKRGLFASDVGYYGPAAKLKPQLAPGEPEDPPDCDPVDQIVAHRLWLGFFIDRFEVIRHNSVDQLLLFGRLLQRNTSLDWCFTHHPAATGTFFALMLLGLKFCSCQKQSNMHKFRHGLELLEDRIYRASLGWFARQPEWYDVNMPNFCQSEAQSVSIFAQFLLNDRTDFSKSDSKGRAYENGKLTELIDQHHPVLGKMDNYAVGKEKRKQLLLVLCQRESDRLDAWAQPISLKDSPYSRLKVSSGEWAELAKTAFLVDPRIAISLVSRFPANIALKSEVTQLVQAHIGDLRTIPEALPYFLTPKTVEVNSVLLQQLPHWAACSITQALEFLTPNYKGHPRVMAYVLRVLESYPPERVTFFMPQLVQSLRYDEGRLVEGYLLRAAHRNDIFAHILIWHLQGESFQETVKDGASDKNASFQAILSEVRQHIIDGFTPKALDLFSREFDFFEKVTSISGALFSLPKEERRAGIRRELEKIKMQGEDLYLPTAPNKLVKGIKIDSGIPLQSAAKVPIMITFNVVDRDGNHNDVKPQACIFKVGDDCRQDVLALQVISLLRDIFEAVGLNLYLFPYGVLPTGAGRGIIEVVPNTRSRSQMGESTDGGLYEIFQQEFGPVGSPSFETARGNFLTSSAGYAVASLLLQPKDRHNGNLLFDNMGWLVHIDFGFIFETSPGGNMRFESAHFKLSHEMTQLLDPSGDMKSETWNQFLSLCVQGYLAARRYMEGIISTVEMMVESGLPCFSRGDPIEKLRKRFHPEMSEREAAQFMIHVCTDAYNKWTTFGYDLIQYLQQGIEK from the exons ATGGAGGCGTTAACGGAGATATGCGAAATCATAGAGCAAAATCCGATCAACTTCTCGGAGAATCTCGTTTGGATTTGCCGACAGTGTCCCCACGAATCAGCCAGCGTCTCTCGGAGTCATCTCAACGCTGTTTTGGCCGTCGCTCGGATCATCTCCAGTAACGTCGACACATCCGAGGATCACGGCAAACTCGCCGTCCTCGATTTCCTCCTCCACGCTGTTCCGAACTCGTTCCGCCGCTCTTTCTGGCCATGCTCGTACACGCTGGAGTCGATTTCGGAATTCTACTGCACCTTCCTAGGTTACGTTTCGCGTACGTCACTTGAATTTGGGAGTAAGGTTGTGGAGATTGCAGGGGAGGCCTTGGTTTCAGGTGGTGATGACGTGGAGGTGGATGGAGCGATCTCTAGGGCTTTCTTGGTTGCTCTTTCTCAGATTGGGTTCCCATCGATTCAACAGTCTGATGGAGATAAGCTGATCACAATGCTGCTCCATCGGTTTAGTCCCGACCTTGACGTAGCGAGGAATGCGTCATGTAGTGGAGGCTCTTTTGAGGAGGAGTCCATCGAGAGTTTGGAGAAGCGAGAGGTTACTTTCAAGTTGATGGCTCATGTTTTTGATAAAGCCAAGCTTGATTCTAAGCTCCATGATAAGGCGAGTTCTATAGCTAGGAGGCAGCTTCAGTCCATGTCAGCATTTCTCAAG TCAAGAAAGCGGGACTGGGATGACCAAGATCCACTTCTGAAAGCTAGAGTGGATGCCAAACTGTTAGTTTATCAGGCTGCAGCTAAAATGAAAATCAAGAGTCTTGTGTCGCTTGAAACAGACGGAAAGGCATATAAGAAGCTGGCTATGGAGACTCTTACATTGGTGTTTGATGCTGCAGAAGCTTGCTTGACATCTGTGTGGCGTAAAATGAAGGCCTGCGAAGAACTGTTCATATCTCTGCTTTCTGGGATTGCGGAAATGGCAGTCGCAAAGGGAAGATGTTCACCAAATGGGCTGTTTGTCCGACTGAAACTACTGGTGCTAGCTGTCTGCGCGCAG CCTGATACTTGGGTGAGAAATAAGAGGAATATCTTTGAGAGCGTATCTAAAATCTGCTGTGAGATTATTGAATCTGGTTGGGCCAAGGATCGAGCTTTAGTGAACACCTTCATCGTGGGTTTAGCTTCAAGGATTCATGAAAAGAATGATTACGACGAGCAG GTTGGTAGAGAGAAGGAAAACCTTACTGTACCGCTGCATGTTATTCAGCTGCTTACTGATATCAGCGTTGCTGTTAAAAAGCCTGAAGTAGCGGACATGGTTTTCCCCTTTTTTATTGAAAGCCTAGAAGAGGGTGATACTTCAACTCCTGGCTCATTGCGACTCCAA CTTCTTGATGCTGTATCTCGGATAGCAACATTAGGATTTGAGAATTCCTACCGCGAGACAGTAGTTTTGATGACTAGAAGTTACTTGAACAAAATATCAACGGTGGGATCTGAGGAAAGAAAAATATCAGAACCAAAATCTAgaactaagcatccagag ACTCTTGCTGCAGGCTTTCTTACAATTGCTAAGGGCCTTATCAATACAAAACTTCGTGCTGACTATCGCCACCGCCTGCTCTCCTTATGTTCGGATGTAAGCCTCGCTACTGAGTCTAAAAGTGGAGG GACCGGTGCTGCAGACATGTTAGGTCCTCTTCTTCCTGCCGTTGCGGAAATATGTTCAGATTTCGATCCTACTTCAAATGTGGAACCATCACTTTTGAAACTGTTTCGCAATCTGTGGTTCTATATAGCCCTCTTTGGCTTAGCGCCTCCTATGGTTAAACCTCAACCTGTAGGAGGGCCTTACATGTGGAACACTCAGTGGTCTCTTGATGTTCAGAGGATTTCTCAGGGCACTCCTCCCCTT GTCGTCAGTTCTGTAAAATGGCTTGAAGACGAATTGGAGCTCAATGCGCTTCGTAATTCTGATAGTTCTCTAGTAAGGAATAAGAAAGTAGCTTCAACCCAGAGAACTGCTCTTTCAATTGCCTTGGGTGGTCGAGTTGACGTTTCAGCACTGAACACTATCTCAG GGGTGAAGGCTACGTATCTACTTGCAGTAGCCGTTTTGGAGATTATACGTTTTACTAGCAATGGGGGTATCCTTAATCGTGTCTCAAGTGTGTCTGCATCTCGAAGTGCCTTCAGTTGTGTCTTCGAATACCTGAAATCACCAAACCTCACTCCTGCTGTTTCTCAGTGTTTGACAGCAATTGTGCATAGAGCCTTTCAAGCAGCAGTATCATGGCTG GAAGATCGGATATCTCTTACTGGGAAAGATAATAGTATTTGTGAAACGACTATAAATGCACATGCATGCTTCCTCATAAAGAATATGTCACAGAGAGATGAACACATTCGAGATATCTCAGTGAACCTGTTGAATCAGATCAGGGACAAGTTTCCCCAG GTCCTCTGGAGCTCCTCTTGTCTGGATAGTTTGCTATTATCTGGTCATGACAATGCACCTTCAATGGTTGTCAACGATCCTGCTTGGACTGCTGCCGTTCGATATTTATACCAAAAAGTTGTTCGAGAATGGATCAATATATCACTTTCATATGCTCCATGCACTATTCAGGGCTTGCTTCAG GATAAACTGTGTAAGGCAAACATATTGCAGCGAACACAAACTACAACTGATGTGGTTTCTCTTCTAAATGAGATAAAGATCAGAACtgggaaaaataaaatttggtcTGGAGCAGAAACAGAAAATATTCCAGCTGTGATGGCTGCAGCAGTTGCAGCGTCTGGGGAAAATTTAAAAGCTTCTGAAGCCTTTAACTTGGAGATACTTGGTACTGGTTTCGTTAGTGCAATGTATAAGTGTAAGCACACCGGACAAATTGCTGGCTTGGTAAGATTGGAAAGCAGTATTGGCAGTGAAACGTTGATAAACAGTTCTGTGCGGAGCCTTCAACAAATTGTTAATACTTGTAAGAATGGAGGAGCTACTGACAAATCGCAATTTAGAGAAACTTGTTCTCATGCAACTGCAGTACTGCTGTCAAATCTA GCTGGTGAACCTAAAACAGATATCAAGGGATTTTCTCGTTTACTGCGTCTCCTTTGCTGGTGTCCGGCTTATATATTAACTCCAGATGCTATGGAAACTGGAGTATTCATTTGGACCTGGTTGGTTTCTGCTGCTCCACAACTGGGATCTCTTGTTCTTGCCGAACTTGTTGATGCATGGACATGGACAGTTGTTTCAAAACGAGGACTATTTGCATCTGATGTGGGATACTATGGCCCAGCTGCAAAATTAAAGCCCCAACTTGCCCCTGGAGAACCAGAAGATCCACCTGATTGTGACCCTGTTGATCAAATAGTCGCTCACAGACTATGGCTTGGATTTTTTATAGACCGCTTTGAG GTGATTCGACATAATAGCGTGGATCAACTCTTGTTGTTTGGTCGGCTGTTACAACGGAATACAAGTCTTGACTGGTGCTTTACCCACCACCCGGCAGCGACTGGTACCTTTTTTGCTTTGATGCTCCTTGGACTGAAGTTCTGCTCATGCCAAAAACAAAGCAATATGCATAAATTTAGACATGGACTTGAACTGCTGGAAGATCGAATCTACAG GGCTTCTTTAGGATGGTTTGCTCGTCAACCAGAGTGGTACGATGTAAACATGCCGAACTTTTGTCAGAGTGAGGCTCAATCTGTGTCAATTTTCGCTCAGTTTTTGTTAAACGATCGAACAGATTTTAGCAAATCTGATTCCAAAGGCAGAGCTTATGAAAACGGAAAATTAACTGAATTG ATTGATCAGCATCATCCTGTCTTGGGTAAAATGGACAACTATGCAGTGGGAAAGGAGAAGAGGAAGCAACTGCTTCTTGTTCTTTGCCAACGTGAATCTGATAGGCTCGACGCTTGGGCACAGCCTATTAGTTTAAA GGACAGTCCATATTCCCGCTTAAAAGTAAGCTCTGGGGAATGGGCTGAACTTGCTAAAACTGCCTTTTTAGTGGATCCAAGGATTGCTATATCATTAGTATCAAGATTTCCAGCAAATATTGCTTTGAAATCCGAAGTTACTCAGCTAGTTCAG GCTCATATTGGAGATCTTCGTACAATTCCTGAGGCATTGCCATATTTTCTCACACCTAAAACAGTTGAAGTGAACTCAGTGCTGTTGCAGCAGCTGCCACACTGGGCTGCTTGTTCAATTACACAAGCTCTTGAGTTCCTCACTCCTAATTATAAGGGCCATCCGCGTGTCATGGCATATGTCCTGCGAGTTTTAGAGTCCTACCCCCCTGAGCGAGTCACTTTCTTTATGCCACAATTGGTGCAGTCTCTGCGCTATGATGAAGGG AGGCTGGTTGAAGGGTATCTTCTCAGAGCTGCCCACAGAAATGACATATTTGCTCATATCCTCATTTGGCATTTGCAG GGTGAGTCTTTTCAGGAAACAGTGAAAGATGGTGCTTCCGATAAG AATGCATCATTCCAAGCAATCTTGTCAGAGGTTCGACAGCATATCATCGATGGTTTTACTCCCAAGGCCTTGGACTTGTTCAGTAGAGAGTTTGACTTCTTTGAAAAGGTTACATCTATTTCTGGGGCATTATTTTCTCTTCCAAAAGAAGAACGAAGAGCTGGTATCAGGAG AGAGTTGGAGAAAATCAAAATGCAAGGCGAAGACCTTTACTTACCTACGGCTCCTAACAAGCTTGTTAAGGGTATCAAGATAGACAGTGGTATACCCCTTCAATCAGCAGCCAAAGTGCCTATCATGATAACTTTTAACGTTGTCGATCGTGATGGTAACCATAATGATGTGAAACCACAGGCTTGTATTTTCAAG GTTGGAGATGATTGTCGACAAGATGTTCTTGCCCTTCAAGTGATATCTCTTCTTAGAGACATATTTGAAGCGGTTGGTCTTAATCTTTATTTATTTCCATATGGAGTACTTCCAACTGGGGCTGGAAGGGGGATCATTGAG GTAGTACCAAATACACGAAGCAGAAGTCAAATGGGTGAATCAACGGACGGCGGCTTGTATGAGATCTTTCAACAGGAGTTCGGACCAGTAGGCTCACCCTCCTTTGAAACAGCACGAGGCAATTTCCTCACCAGCAGTGCTGGTTATGCGGTGGCGAGTCTTTTACTCCAGCCCAAAGATAGACACAACGGCAATCTCCTCTTCGACAA CATGGGATGGCTTGTTCACATTGACTTTGGTTTCATTTTCGAAACTTCACCTGGTGGAAACATGCGTTTCGAGAGCGCACATTTCAAACTGAGCCACGAGATGACACAGTTGCTTGATCCATCTGGTGATATGAAGAGCGAAACTTGGAATCAGTTTCTCAG CTTGTGTGTTCAGGGTTACCTGGCTGCTCGCCGGTACATGGAGGGGATCATCAGTACAGTAGAAATGATGGTGGAGAGTGGACTGCCTTGTTTCAGCAGAGGAGATCCAATTGAGAAACTTCGCAAGAGGTTTCATCCGGAGATGAGTGAGCGTGAAGCCGCACAGTTCATGATCCATGTCTGTACCGATGCCTACAACAAATGGACCACGTTTGGTTACGACTTGATACAGTATCTGCAACAAGGCATCGAGAAGTAA